In one Takifugu flavidus isolate HTHZ2018 chromosome 9, ASM371156v2, whole genome shotgun sequence genomic region, the following are encoded:
- the zdhhc15b gene encoding palmitoyltransferase ZDHHC15B — translation MALSRGLRCCQRVFSWIPVLIITSVVLWSYYAYVFELCLFTLKNTVEKVAYLLVFHVCFVMFCWTYWKSIFTPPSSPCKKFQLSYSDKHRYEMEERPDVQKQILVEIARKLPIFTRAQSGAIRFCDRCQVLKPDRCHHCSVCETCVLKMDHHCPWVNNCVGFSNYKFFLLFLSYSILYCVFIATTVCQYFLKFWVGELPNGRAKFHVLFLMFVAVMFFVSLMFLFSYHCWLVAKNRSTLEAFSAPVFVSGPDRNGFNVGVRRNVQQILGEDRRLWLVPVFTRPGNGHYFPLKNQSSESHNPLLANEDMWEESDDGSEAESQGEDHDPSVTIEIDE, via the exons ATGGCGCTCTCCAGAGGTTTGAGATGCTGCCAGAGGGTTTTCTCTTGGATACCGGTGCTTATTATAACCTCCGTGGTGTTGTGGTCCTACTATGCCTACGTGTTTGAGCTGTGTCTTT TTACGCTTAAAAACACGGTTGAAAAAG TGGCCTATCTACTGGTATtccatgtttgttttgtgaTGTTCTGCTGGACCTACTGGAAGTCCATATTCACACCCCCTTCATCACCATGCAAAAAG TTCCAGCTGTCCTACTCAGACAAACACAGGTATGAGATGGAGGAAAGGCCAGATGTTCAAAAACAAATCCTGGTTGAGATTGCGAGGAAGCTCCCCATTTTCACCCGAGCACAGTCAGGAG CTATCAGGTTTTGTGACCGCTGCCAAGTGCTGAAGCCTGACCGCTGTCACCACTGCTCAGTGTGTGAAAC ATGTGTTTTGAAAATGGACCATCACTGCCCATG GGTGAACAACTGTGTTGGCTTTTCCAACTACAAattctttctgcttttcctttccTACTCCATACTGTACTGTGTGTTCATTGCAACAACAGTCTGTCAGTATTTCCTCAAATTCTGGGTG GGAGAGCTGCCAAACGGGCGTGCAAAGTTCCACGTCCTCTTCCTGATGTTTGTGGCGGTCATGTTCTTCGTCAGTCTCATGTTCCTCTTTAGTTACCACTGTTGGCTGGTGGCCAAAAACAGATCAACTTTAG AGGCCTTCTCAGCTCCAGTGTTTGTCTCTGGCCCAGACAGAAATGGCTTCAATGTGGGAGTCCGCAGAAATGTGCAGCAGATCCTGGGAGAGGATCGACGACTGTGGCTCGTCCCTGTTTTCACAAGGCCA GGAAATGGTCACTATTTCCCCTTGAAGAACCAGAGTTCTGAGTCCCACAATCCCTTGCTAGCCAACGAGGATATGTGGGAGGAATCTGATGATGGCTCGGAGGCAGAGAGCCAGG GGGAGGACCATGATCCCTCCGTCACCATCGAGATAGATGAATAG
- the uprt gene encoding uracil phosphoribosyltransferase homolog: MPCHNQQMNNINTGQEHPMKQVRFASSSPAVLSNSEPSDSSNPPVNQDSIGPQLKLLPLNDQIRELQTIIRDKTTSRGDFVFCADRLIRLVVEEGLNQLPFSECTVTTPTGYKYDGVKFERGNCGVSIMRSGEAMEQGLRDCCRSIRIGKILIQSDEETQKAKVYYAKFPPDVYRRKVLLMYPILSTGNTVIEAVRVLIEHGVQPKHIILLSLFSTPHGAKSIIQEFPDITILTTEVHPVAPTHFGQRYFGTD; the protein is encoded by the exons ATGCCATGCCACAACCAGCAAATGAACAATATCAACACCGGCCAGGAGCACCCAATGAAGCAAGTGCGATTTgccagcagcagccctgcagtCCTGTCAAATTCTGAACCAAGTGATTCCAGCAACCCTcctgtcaaccaggacagcatCGGTccacagctgaagctgctgcctttGAATGACCAGATCCGTGAATTACAGACTATAATCAGAGACAA GACAACTAGTAGAGGAGACTTTGTGTTTTGTGCTGATCGGCTG ATCAGACTGGTAGTTGAAGAGGGTTTGAATCAGCTCCCCTTCTCGGAGTGCACGGTGACGACTCCAACAG GGTACAAGTATGACGGTGTCAAGTTTGAACGAGGCAACTGTGGAGTGAGCATAATGCGGAGTG GTGAAGCCATGGAGCAGGGCCTCAGGGACTGCTGTCGCTCGATTCGCATCGGCAAGATCCTCATCCAGAGCGACGAGGAGACGCAGAAAGCCAAAGTCTACTACGCCAAGTTCCCTCCAGACGTATACAGGAGAAAAGTGCTGCTCATGTACCCCATCCTGA GCACAGGGAACACGGTGATCGAGGCAGTGAGGGTGCTGATCGAGCACGGAGTGCAGCCTAAACACATCATCCTCCTCAGCCTCTTCTCCACGCCTCATG GAGCCAAGTCTATAATCCAGGAGTTTCCAGATATCACCATTTTAACCACAGAGGTTCATCCTGTGGCACCCACACATTTTGGACAGAGGTATTTCGGCACAGATTGA